The Syngnathoides biaculeatus isolate LvHL_M chromosome 1, ASM1980259v1, whole genome shotgun sequence region ATATATGCCAAGAAGAAAGTGTTCTTATGGTAAAGGTGGGTCAAAATAgacaaatatacaaatacaaaaagacaGTAGACAATAGACTGTATGTTCATGAGTGCAACGATATACACAAACTGGCCACAACTATACCAGCAGTACCTGAATATTCTGCCTTTACAGAATTAAGTTTGAGTTGTTGGAGTAACTAATATAACACTTGACTAGATAGTATGATAGTCAAGATAGCACGAGATAGTATGATAGTATAATCACTCCGCAACCATCTCTTACTGGATGCGCAAAGTCATCGCCGGTATTGCTAACCTTGGCATTGCCGTTGCACCGTGGCAGCACGTACAAAGCCACGAGGCTTGAATTAAGCAGTCTCACTTCACATTTTGCGCCTCATTAAAAAGCAAAGCTGCCGATCACAGGTTGACATTTTAGGTTGCGATGACGTGCAGCCATGACAAATAGTAAAATTAATTTATACCTTGTAAGGGTAAAATGCTTATTGTAGTctgttattttatattattataaggTTAAATGGTGCGGCAGCCGGCGGGTCACTAAGTAGTAGAAAACATGGATTAGTGGacacaaatatacatacataccatTCCATGGAGGTCATTATTCTGTAGTTCCACCTCTATCTCCTCTTGATTCTCTCCAGGAAGCTGCAATTCATTTTCTAGGTTGAAGGGGAACCAGCCGGCCtggtgactgtgaaacaaaattgACATTACAtatgaaagacatttttgaaggggggataaacagctcagaaagaAAACCAACTCTGCAGTGACGATAAAGATATGTGCAGAAATGATATTTagtttttatatacagtataaatgcAGTCAAAAGGTAATTAATGAGCCCAATTTTCCTCTTGCTTTTATTAGTGCAATAGATTTGTATCGCCCAAAAAGTGGGGCTTTTGTTGCTGCTTTTCAGTCCAGTCCCTTTTTCCTTAAACCAATCAATGAACAAGCCTTATAGACACTTTTAGAATATGCCACAGGCTGCTAGACATGGACAACGGGCCATAGTTGGGACACCTCTGGATTagtaaattgggggggggggacactcaCAGATAAAGCACCAGCATGGCCGTCATCACCATGAGAAACCGGCTGAAGGACGAGTAAAAGTACACGATGCTAAGTAAGACAGCGGCCCGGGAAAACGTGTACACCCAGTCCAGCCAATCCCGGTTGAGCTCCTCCTCGTTTAGGATCTCCCCTCCTTGGGCGTTCATCTCCACTTCAGGGTTGCCATGGCGATCTACGCGTGGACGCTGGTGCAGGGGATCTGCCTGGGGGAGGGGGTGAGTCCTTGGCAGTTCGTGCCTGAGGTTTTGGGAGGATGCTGCTAGCAAATTACTGGTGAGAGAAGGATGGAGACGAGTCGAGGTTTAAAGCTGAGAAGATCACAGTGCTGGAAATGTTCAGTAGTAACATAAAGGGGCTCACTAGTGCATGTAGTATTGTCGAGCATATAACTGCTGCCACCACATGAGCGTCATAGGGTTGTAATAGGGGGTCACATTTGTGGGAGGGGTCGACATTGCAGAGAAATTACTCCAGCTAGAAAAGAGACCACCACAATGTTAACATTAATGGTTAATACATGAAGACATTTAAATCCAGATGTACTTACATTTCCTAGTGCTTTTGATGTTTTAATAGACTGCAAACTAGCAGTGATTGTGATCGGACGTTTCCATAAAAGTACAGCAGGACACTCAATTGCTTCAAATACAGTGACCCCTGGAAATACGAGTGACCTAATTTACAAGATTTTTGAGATACAAGCTTTCGGATTGGCTGACTTTTTCTGCTTTTGAAACTTGAAAAATTGGTGCTGTATGGCGGTAGGATGCTCCACGCACTTGACCACAGGCAACACTTTAGCTGATTATGATTAATGAAAAGGCGTTAAGATATATTGTATTGCCACCACATGAAaactaaccaaaaaaaaaaaaaaagcgggatTTTTGGACGTTGTATGTGGAAACACTTATTGatggtttattcatttttgccgTTCACAGTTGAGGCCAATCCCCATCCCCTGCGAATAACGTGGGTCCACTGTATCTTGGAGTATCTTAATTGATGATCGCCATTTTTTAAACCTTTATTGTAATAAATTGTGATTATACTGAATCACAAATTACCTATGCATAAATTGTTGATGCAACTGGTCGTAAGCTACACCCCGTTGTCTGAGTCCATCACTGATCTCGTCTGATTGGCTGTGTTGAGCAGGGAAGGGAGGACTAGCAGTTTGAGTGACCTGTCAACGAGAGCATCCGCTTATGGTTCATGGCATGTTCTTATGGCTTGATGTTAACATCCACTTGGGACTATTTGTGGCATCAAAGTGGCTGATGAAATAGGAGCGAGGAGCGTGTCATCGTCGGACTCACTGTGGGTTCTGCTGTGGTCTCCCGAGGCTTGCGGGTGGAGCTTGGGGAGCTGGGAGGAGTTGGTGAGGGGCAAACCAGATGGAGCATGTGGTACTCGTCTTGCTATAAAAGCCAATACAACTAGTTAGGTCTTTTGGAAAACCCGTATTAATCgttcccgcgatccttgtgatgataagcggctcagataatagatggattgaTCATTCtacctctggaaaaaaaaagttcaaaattaTCACGGAAAATCAAATGTTGCTGTGACAGTCATGTCTGTTGTAATTTAAACAggacattttatgaaaatatactttttaattACTTGTAGAAATCTCAGGAGTCCCGGCCCACCCATCAAGtgcaaaatcaaacaattaaacAAATCTTTTGTTGTCTGCCtaattctgaaaatgtgttatgTTCAGTGATGCCAGTAATACATCTTTTAATATGATTAATATTCTGAGGAAATAGTAATTTAACACTTTTATGTTTCAGATTGAAGTTATTTATCTCTGCTTTaccatttctgtcatttttctcAGTAAAAATGTGTACTATACTTACTTCAATCTCGGGCTCAGGAAAAATTGGGCTGGTGTATCAGGACACAGGGGctctgggatttttttaaatttaattatgtATGAcagttttaaaaacaattaagataaaatacatttgtgaaaGCTCATTAATAAGGTTGTGTTAATCGAATCTGAGACAACCTAGAGCCACAgtggaaaaatgcaaatgcaaaatgGTTTATTCCTCCTTGAGTTCACCTATTTTAGTTATACTACACTTAGTTACACATGAAAGTGTATGTTATCAAAATATGCGTGAGACACACCTCCGGGCTGCAATGTAACTTTTGacatttgtcaaatattttagaACCCATGCTCCCAATCACGTATTGATTCTACTTCCAATATTTACTGCAGAAATACTTGTTTGGCAAAGAGGGTCCTAGAATGGGTCCTGATCCACCTTTATGTTTCCGTTTTAAAAGATTATAGCAGGATTTAAAATGAGTAGGAAAGTGGATAGCTACCTTTCTGAGCACATCTTTCAAAGTAAAGTGATCCAAAAGCAGCTTGCCAGAATACACCAGTCTCTGGTCTTTGGAGCTCTAAAAACACATTAGAATGGGttcaacagtttttgttttcttgttatATATTGACAAAGTATGATACAGCAATACAATCAACCAACAAAATTTGCCCCTTGTGTTTAACAATACAATCGCTGTTGGAGGCTCAAATGTTGGCCAAAGAAGGACATAATTGTCATCTTTCCGTAGTTCAAGTTGTATCAATAATGACTTCAGATTCCACACCATTCCCCTAAAATCATAGTGTCTATAAGATCTCCTATATGTGGCCTTCTGATATGTTGATAAAAGTATGTCAGGTATTAAATTGCAAGATTCATAAGGGAGGTACTGTCAAATTAGAAGACCGTCCTGCACAGTCAGTTTTGTGGGCTTCCAATTGAGAGTTTGATGTAAActtcaggtattttttttcatcaacagaATGGGGTTCACTCACATAGTAAGTATGGacatttttaaatccatccattttatgttatttttccCTCATATTTGGACACTTTAAGGAAATGTTCTCGACTCATTTAAGTTGAAGGTATATAATGTTGCCATGTAAGTCTCAATGAAAAGGGCTGAAAGTTCATACACAACACAGATAATCTAATCTCTTAATTTGACTTGAGGAGTTAAATAAACGGTACCAAAATAGTAACACGTACACACAACTTGACTTCATGACCTGGCTTTCAAATGTCTATCAATGCTTCACTGTTATTGCTAAGTTCTGCAATATATGATGCAAAACAGCTTGTGATGAGAAATGTCATGCCGGGCAATACTCACAGGTTTACTTGGGTACACGTCAGACAGATGGGCTTTAAGTTTCTCCACAGTCCAGTTCTGGTAGCAATTAATAGTCTGGTCATCATACTTTTGGTTGGGCGCCCTGATGACAAGTGTAACCGGACCGTCCATGACAGCTTGAGCCATCATTCTCAAGCATTTGTCTTGTAACGCAAAACGAGTTCGGCTTAGCTGTGAAGCTTCCGTGGCCTATTTGGCAACACCAGAGGAACTTGAACGTTACGTGGGGTTCATTTCTGGCTGTCAGGGGAACACAGACAGAACAATGTTCATTTACAGTTTACAGTTCATTTACACCCCTTTTAGCATGATCTTGCTGAGACAGTCCCGACATTTCAGGATATtacaaaatgtcaacaacaaagCAGGGAAGTATACCTTAGTACGTTGCGAAACTGGTTAATGCGTCGTTATCGCTGGAAAAACAATGCATTGGTTTGGGAGTTCAATGTAGACTGTTGACGTAACTGGCTGAGCTAACATTAGCCCCTCGAGATTTTAAGCGGCTTTGTGGTTTTGCTCGCGTTGAAAACAAGGGGGGGGGAATAATTGCCAGACGCATTTCAAAAGCTAAACGAGAGGACGATAAAACGGGTAGTTTGATACAACATCGTGGTGAATTGGGTTTACCTTGCGTGTTTACGCCGAgccggccaatcccagctgtggTCTTCCTCGTCTGCTAAACAGCTGAAACAACCTTTTGAAAGGCTCTTCAAAGATACATAGTGCCTCCTAGTGTTCTGGATtctcacgattttttttttttttttttttttttttacttttcttttttaacataatCTGAACACCATGTAACATAAACAGCAGTGGGAAGTAACGAACTACTCAATCGGTTTTCTGGCATCTATACTACACTTAAGTATTTAATTTTCTGGTGACTTTTTAAGTTTTACGTGCACCATTTAAATGCATATCTTTTCTTGCTACTGCTTACTTTGTCAACATATGCTTATTACTTTTTCTAGCCATGGGGACAACGACAGAATGTAAAAATAACATGTAAACACATTGATGTAAATTCCAATTTATTGACCTACAGCTTGGGGTTCGAACATGGAGGAACATGAACCAGGAAGCATCATATAATTGTAAGAGATTCAGAGATGCAAAATATTCCCTATCCATGACCTAATCTTGTCGTCTTCTGTAATTTGTGTCAAATGTAATGCCTTGTGCTAGAATTTAAAAAGGTATCTGGCATTAATAATACTCaatccaattttttaaaaaaaggtaaagCCTAACTTTTCTGTTACTGTGAGTTATTGCACTGTTTTTTCTCAGTCTGTTCAGAGTGGTAGCAAAGCTATGGCAACACATTGTTTTGAATGCAACATCACTTCATCTCTCAGTACAAGCACTCGCGTATTCTGTATCATTGACATAAGAAAGTATTGTTCACTTTTTGCAATCCACATTTCCAATTAAGTTTAGGACATTAGATAAAAGCAGAACACAATGATTTCAAAAAGCCTTTTCAAACTATATTCAATTCAAtacaccacaaagacaaaaatatttaatgtccaaactaataaactgttttgtttgttttttttttgttttttttttttttggtttgtttttcaaatatttgctcattttaattttatacctGCAGTATTTAccatggtttggatatgttcagaggcgagagagtgagtatattggtagaaggatgctgaggatggagctcccaggcaaaagagcgagaggaagaccaaagagaaggtttatggatgtgatgagggaagacatgagggcagttggggttagagaggaagatgcagaagacaggctaagatggcaaaagatgacacgctgtggcgacccctaacgggacaagccgaaaggaaaagaagacctGCAGTATTTACCATTGTGTTACATCAGCTTTCCATTTACTATACACTCAACAAGCATTTGTGAACAGAGGAGACTAACTGttgctttgtaggtggaattctatCTCATTATTGTTTGATGTGCAATTTCTTTCTCAAGAGTCCAGAGGCTGAGTTGTCGTATTTTGACATTGATAATGCGCCAAACATTTGCAGTGGGAGACAGACCTGGATTGATGGAATTATTCATTTCTTCCTGTGATTGAAAAGACCTCTCACTGAGACAGTGATGAACTGCCGTAACACACTGACGTCCTTCACTGTAATTTCGTTTTGTTACACCTGCCATGAAGTCACCACCTCATGGAATACTGGCTAGTGAGTAGAACAGTAAATTGTTAAAATCTTCTTGTATAAACATCACACTCTTACACTTTTATTCAAAAACTAATGCTGCTTATTGTGAGTTTTATTGGAACAAATGAACAGAAATTAACCCTCGCAATTACTATAATATAAGTGCAGTGTGGGGCTCATGACTTAagtttttcaaatacttttataCATGGACCACAACGCAAAAAGGAGTCTTTGCTGATGTTGATGATCAAATATctgcttttattattttattcgaAAGACTTTCACCATTATTtctttgtacagtatttgttgaaATTCCCATaaggattatttttatttacagaaaACATTCAAACGTGGATTCATATTGAATTTGGATTGTTTTGACGCAATTGTGATGCTGCAACACCTACGTAAATTGTACCACTGCCTGCCATTCATAATTCATAATTCACTTGCTTGGTGGATCCTTATTTGCCACTAGGTGGCGGTATGCATCCATTAAGGGGGTGCTTgactttatttcatatttttacttcATAAACTACAagtctgtttttgttgattttattcaAACACTGGGaattgtggggtgggggtgcatGAAAATCTCGCTCCAAAATTGTGAATACACTAAATAGTATGTCTCCCTGAATTTCTGTGAATTCCTTTTTGTACGCCATTTCGAGTACAATATTGCACTCTATATGTATTGTGACTCCCaatgtttttactttgaaaagtaCAAACTTTGGATGCCATTTAAACCTCAAAAAGTTCTACAACTTAACTCTTGAATCTACTTTTCACACAAACCCAGGTAATCACACATGTAATGACATTATTTTTGAGTCAGAAAGTCATCCCGTCCTAGCAGGAAACTGCAATCCCATTTGGCGTGTTTAATATGTTTCCACGCATAAGTACAAAATCTATACCCAGATTGTCTATTAAGCTCTATGACATTTCTTCATTCATACGTGTCAATTTTTAATGACTCATCAACAAATGAAAGCATTTCTGGCAATttaagtgggtttttttccatatatgaatttcaatatataaaataaaaatgaatgaagctTGTCAGAAAATAAGCGTGACTCAACCTTTTATAAAGAATCAGCCTTTGCTTGCGAGGCAAAGAAAAAGAGATGTTCAAATTAGACAAGGTCAATTGCACATAACTGGATGGGAGAAATCCCTCCCACCGCCGTTTTAAATTGAAGTGATAATGACTGAGAGGAGGATGGGAGGGTAACATTTCCTCCACTGCAATGTTATTTTGAGTTCTGCATCTTCTTGCATTAGGTTATTAGATTGCATCAAAGGCAGGACGACCCCAAGCCACATCTCGGCAAAGAGCCCATTACGAATTCATGTGCTACATGTCAGAGTAATACAACAATGTGCTATTTCTGGTCACCTCCTAATGGCCCCTTGCAGACCTTGAATAGAGTCCTCAGCAAGCATCGGACATGCGCCATTGAGACATGAACATCTTGCGAGACACGCTAAAAATGGCTTTGTGCGCTGAAATTAGTAGTTTCGGTCACTAACccgtgcattaaaaaaacaatgctatGGAGTGTACAAAATTGTTCGATTTTTACAACATACTTAATAAATGATGTAATGGCAAAGGGCAGGAAATAGCTCTTTTGTAAATCTGTGTACATTCCAACAATATATAAACTGTGTGTCTTTCTATATAACATCCTGTATGTACTCTAACATCCAGTCTATAGTATACTGGGAATAATTTCTACTGTATAAGTGTGGTTGATAAGTAAGACATTCAATTGCATATAGTATAATTGATATATGAAACTGTTTTATGGCAGTAGtatatgaaatgaatgaattaattttgcaatattgaaatggaataaggcagcacagtggttcagctggtaaagcgttggcctcacagttcagaggacccaggtttgatcctggcaccgcctgtgtggagtttggatgttgtccccgtgcctgcgtggggtttttccgggcactccggtttcctcccacatcccaaaaaaacatgcaacattaattggacactctaaattgcccttaggtgtgattgtgagtgcggctgtttgtctccatgtgccctgcaatcggctggcaaccagttcagggtgttacccgcctcctgcccgttgacagctgggatagggtccagcacttcccgtgaccctcgtgaggataaacggctaagaaaatggatggatgaatgaaatggaatatagagctcgtccacgtgatgtcaccattttcatggcgccatattgcaaaAGAggtgctcgacagtgtgggggacattgaaacggagcagaatatacacaatgccggagacttgttgtgctgttggttgttacaacagacatgacagatattcaaagagaacattctatggaataccaagaggaaaagaggagaaaagatcgatgcattttggcaattaaatgggatggatggtgcccaaccaaatacacatgactgtgtaacgatcacttcatttctggTTGGAATTATTtgtctcaatctcaaattcccaagtatttataatgtcaatttggctcatttgagaacaatgggtttaaaaaaaaaaa contains the following coding sequences:
- the LOC133502441 gene encoding homocysteine-responsive endoplasmic reticulum-resident ubiquitin-like domain member 2 protein; this translates as MMAQAVMDGPVTLVIRAPNQKYDDQTINCYQNWTVEKLKAHLSDVYPSKPSSKDQRLVYSGKLLLDHFTLKDVLRKQDEYHMLHLVCPSPTPPSSPSSTRKPRETTAEPTVTQTASPPFPAQHSQSDEISDGLRQRGVAYDQLHQQFMHSWSNFSAMSTPPTNVTPYYNPMTLMWWQQLYARQYYMHYNLLAASSQNLRHELPRTHPLPQADPLHQRPRVDRHGNPEVEMNAQGGEILNEEELNRDWLDWVYTFSRAAVLLSIVYFYSSFSRFLMVMTAMLVLYLHQAGWFPFNLENELQLPGENQEEIEVELQNNDLHGMEQLADDSSDDDEEGETGEEGAEDPNRVIPQTGILSSMWSFIITFFMSLIPEGPQNAAN